ATATTCCGGCTTCCAGTCATGATTGAGATAAGTCAGTAAAACCAGTCGATTTTCCAGATATGTATGGGGGTGATGACGAAAATCGGTATGGACCTGAAAATGTCCCTCCCCCGCGACTTCGTGCATGCCGCCCCCATAAAAATACGGATCAGGAAGCAGATTCGTGATTCCTGTCAGTCTGGTCAGTAGCCGCAGGAATGGCGCGCTATTCACGATATCAAAATACTGTTGTATTGCTGCAGGCATGACGGATTTTGTGCTGGTCGAACGCTTTGACTGAAGCTGATTCTGGAACACATTTATATTATTTACATGATCAAGATTAAAGGCCTGCAACGCTTCGTTCAGCAGGGCATGACTGAACATTCCATCTATGACCAGATGCGGAAATGGCCTGGCCGTCGTAAACTCCTGTGCAAGTTTACTTAGAAGGGAGGTATCGGACCGGTGCATTTCTTTTAACAAGGGTACGTACGACATCTGCTATCCTAACGATATTCTTTCTGGCATTGCAGGGCGACGGGCATATCTTGCGAGGTGCCGCAATGTTTATAAGAAACTGCTCTGTCAAAGTCCTAAACAATCATGCAGGACCTTGCTGTTGTATCTGTAAGGATACGGTCCTGTGTCTATGATGAGTGGTTGCAATATGGCACCATGCTTCACCGTATCTGGATGGAATGGCTCCTTTATTGGATAGGGTGTGCAATATGCTTTCCAGATCCTGGATGAGAAGGACATGATTTCTCAGGGGAGCCACTAGCGGCACCTTGTAAGGGAGCAGGAAGTGGCCTGTTACGGGAACGGGTTTCTCCTCTTTTTTTAATGATGGGTCATTTATCGTGGTGCTGACAGTTTCTGCCAGTTTCAAGAAACTGCGCAGGAAGTCATCATTACAGGCAAAATTTCCCGCCCCGCCCTGCGATCGGATTTCTTTTTCGGAAGAAGGCGCATTGATCCACGCGATGTAATGCTTCGTATGTAAGGTATGTAACCCGTCCGCGCTGGCAAATATGTGATCAATCTCCACACATTCATCTGTTCCATGTGGCAGGGTAATGCCATGGAGTACGGGCAGGCCACTTGCCACAAGCATCTGCGTAACGGGATCATCCGCGGCAGGCTGTCTGCACAGTTGCTGCCACAGGGCAGCATCTTCGCCTGCAGGGAAATTTTGATTGCGGTGCGCACGTGTCATGTCCGGTCCTGCAACAGATAAAGCTCCAAATCCGATAAGAAGGCTTTTATTGTAAAGAACTGTTAATCTGGGGGCATCTCCCCTTCGTCACGCCGCTATTCATGTCCCTCTCATGCAGCATCATGCTGGCTGTCGGGCCGTGAGCACCCGGTATCGGGGCGCGCATTCAGCCATGCTTCAAGATCCTGCACATCCAGGGGCCTGGAAAAGAAATATCCCTGTATCACGTCGCAGTTGATCTGACGGAGCAGGTCAAGCTGCGCCTGCGTTTCCACCCCTTCCGCCACTACGGTCATGCCCAGGCTCCGCCCGATACGGATGATGGCCGTGATCACAGAGTGAACCTTGCCCGTCGGTTCAAAGCCATCCATGAAGCTGCGGTCAATCTTGAGTTCGTTAAGCGGCAGGTTTGCAAGGTTCGACAGGCTGGAAAAACCGGTTCCGAAGTCATCCATGGAGAGCCCGATGCCCATCGCCCGGATCGCCTGCGTGGCGATGAGGGTCTGCTCGTGATCTTCCATCATCGCACTTTCCGTAAGTTCGATGGTCAGGCGCTGGGGCGGAATACCGCTTTCACGCAGGATCCCGTCAATCAGGCGTGGCAGATCGGGATTCCTGAAATGCAGCGCGGATATGTTAACCGACACAACCGGAACCTCCACCCCTGCCTGCATCCATAGGGCCATCTGCCGACAGGCCGCCCGCAGCGACCACAGCCCGATTGCCTCGATCTGCCCGGTTTCTTCCGCCAGAGGGATGAAACGGCCCGGTGAGATTATGCCCAGGACCGGATCGGTCCATCGGGCTAGGGCTTCCACCCCTTCCAGCCTGCCGGTCGTAGCATGGATCTGCGGTTGGTAGACCTGATGGAGTTGGTCAGTCCTGATCGCCTCCTTCAGCGCGTTGGTCAGCAGGATCTGGTCTTCTGCCTGCCGGTTCATTTCCTCGCTGAAAAAACGGTAGCAGTTGCGGCCCGTATTTTTTGCCTGAGACAGGGCCGTTTCGGCCTGTTGCATAAGCATTTCCGCCTCCGGCAGGCCACCATTATTATCCGCGATGCCGATACTGGTTGTTATGGTAACCGGAACATCGTCAATCACGACCGGCTCCGCCACGGTTTTCATGATGGCATCGGCCAGTCTCGTGGCCCGTTCCACACCACCGGTCGTGACCAGGGTGAATTCGTCCGCCCCGCTGCGGGCCAGCCGGTCATCACTGGAAATGAGACCGGATAGCCGCCTGGCCAGCGTCGCCAGCAGCCTATCACCCGCCGGGCGCCCCAACCCGTTATTGATGGTCCGGAACCGATCAAGGTTGATGATCAGGGCCAGCAGGTTTTCATGCCGTGCGCGTGCCATCCTCTGTCTGATACCGTGCCACAGCCCGGTCCGGTTGGGGAGGCCCGTCAGTGTGTCATACTGCGTAAGCCGCGCGATATCCTCACGCGCACGCTGTTGTTCGATGGCAAGCGCGCACAGGTGCAGGCAGGCATCGGCAATCCGCCGGTGCCATCTGCCCGGTGCGCGCTTGGCACGGAAATAAAAAGCCAGACTGCCCGCTACCCGGCCATCCCGCAGCAGGATCGGCACCGACCAGCAAGCCATGAGGCCATGCGGGACGACAACCTGCCAGAAACCCTTCCATTTCGGATCGGCTTCAATGTCTGGCGTAACCACTTCCCTGCCGGTGAACAGCGCCGTGCCGCATGACCCGACCTCGGGGCCTATCCGCAGGTCTGCACAAGCTTCGGCAATCTGTGCGGGCAGCCGTGCGCGCGCTACGGGGTGCATGCGCTGTTCATCATCCACAACCACGATCTGTGTTGCGACATCGGGGGCGATACGTTCAATCTGGCGGCACATTAAGGCGAGGATTTCGTTGAAGGACAGGTTGCTGGTCAGTGCCCCCATCATATCCTTCTGCAGCGTCTTTATCTGCTCGCTGCCCGTAATGTCATTGAGCACCACGATCACTTCATGCAGTTCCTCATAAGGGCTGCATATGGGCGTTACGGTTGCCAGAAGCCAGATGTCCTGGCCCGTGTCGGTGCGGGAATGGATTTCCAGTTCAAAGGGTCGACAGCGCTGCAGGCGACGGCGGAACGCCTGCAATGTTGCAAGATCACCCTGCTGCCCGGACAGAAAAGCCGAGAAGTCAGTCCCTTCCATACCTTCGGCATCGATGCCCGAAAACCGGGCTGCCGCCGCATTGGCGTAGGTAATACGGCACTGGCTGTCCAGTATCAGGATACCGCATGCATTGCGCTGCACGATGCTGGCGTACTGCAGGTCCTGTTCACGTCGGGACAGTTCCCGTGTCACGTCGCGCAGGGAAATGACAAACACCTGTTGCCCTGCTCCCTCGATCCGTGCCACGGACATCTCGGCAAAAAACGCCGTGCCGTCATGTCGTAGCAGGGTCAGATGGGGATGGTTTTCCGTAGTGGAACGACAGACCCTGCCCCCGGACACGCCGGATGGACACAGCGCGGCATGTGTCAGGTTTTCGCCAAAGGTACAGGGCAGGATGTCTGTTCCGGTCGGAAAGAGAATATCGAGTTTCCGGCCAGACAGTTCCGTCGTGGAGCCACCCCAGATATGAGCCGCGTTATCATTGGCGAAGATGATTGTATTATCATTGCTGACAAGCAGGATACCCGCATCAATGCTTTCCAGCAGTTTGTCCGGAATGGGATAGGTCTGTCGTTCGCCCATTAGTCTGGTCTGCCTGTCTGTTGTGTTCTGGTGGGTAAATGAATAACGACGCCGTTTTCAGGGGTCTGTGTCCGGTAGCGTTTGAGAAAAAGCGGGGACTTGCTTGCCCCTTCTCCCTGCTGCCAGTTTTCAGGACGGGACAGCCCATAGGGGTCTCCATCACAGCGCACGACCGCCCATGCCGCGCAGTTCTGTTCCGCTCCACATCCCGCAAGCAGTCCGATCAGCGTGATCCGGGTATCGGAATCATAGGATGCCGTCAGGGTCTCGTTGCCACGGAATATCAGGCTGAATGGCGCGGCGCGGTCCGGGCTGCCAAATGTGATGTCGATCAGGATAAGGCCGGCTTCGGAATGCTTGGGTCCGAAAATGACTTCTCCCCCCGCCGGATCAATAATCAGGTGCAGCCACAGAACCTGAAAGGGGCCAAAGCTGTCGATTTCCAGCGTTCCCCCCTGCAGAACGTATTCCCAACTGCTCCACCGGGCCAGATCGATCAGGTTCGTGCGGACCCAGGCCTGTGTCCCTATGACGAAGCGGTAGGAAGACAGATCCGACCTGCGTGAAAGGGGAAGTGATCTGTTTACAACCTCGATCACGTTGTTCCAGTTGAAAAAGCCGTTCCTGACCGAGGTCTCATCCGTACGGACCACAAGAGAGCAGCCATTGTCCGTTGCCATCTTCATATGTATCGCCTGTCTCAAAAATACTCGCACCAGCAAGAAAGTTTCGGGTTTTCTGACCGCTGGCTATTGGGCCAAAATATGAAATATTTGTGGCGTGGCCGTTCTGCTTGATGTGAAACCGCATGATGGTGAAAGTGATGAGGACGTAACGGAATTTATTGTTGCATAAGACCCGTCATTTGGAAACAAAAAAAATGCTGGCTATGCGTTCGCGCAATCGTCTATAAAATAAGACTGATGTGCCAATATAAACGAATAATATGATGCTGATCGGGTACGCGCGCGAAAATACGGAAGAAGCGATGCTTCTCAATCAGGTAGAAGCGCTCCGAAAGGCGGGTTGTAAAAAAATATATGAGGAAAAAGTTCCTACAATGAGCCGGGACTGGCCCATTCTGGCCGATGTCCTGACGGAACTTTCTTCTGACGATACTTTGGTGGTCTATTCTCTGGACCGTCTCGCCTGGTCAACGCCCCACCTGCTGGAGGTGGCTGATCGACTGCGTGAAAAAGGGGCAGGGCTGCGTTCCCTTTGTGAACCCTGGGCCGATACCACCGTTCCCTATGGGAAAATGATTCTTGGTGTTTTTGCCGGTATTGCTGAATTTGAACGCGCATTGAGCCGGAACCTCACGGAAACGGGTAGGAAACGGGCCAAGGAACGGGGTGTCCATCTTGGGCGGCCAGCCAAGCTTAGTGCTGAACAGGTTGCGACCATACAGAAACTTGTCCGGGACGAGAACCTCTCCATTTCAGAAGTTGCAGCCCGTTTTGGCGTGCATAAAGCTACCATCTATCGGGCGGTTACCAATAACAAGTAAGAACTGGTTACAAGGTTAATTGGACCGGATGTTTCCATAAAGGCTTGCAACAGGGAATACGCGATCAGCCCGTATGGTGCTGATACGGAGCGGATGCGCCTCACTTACGCGCGTTGAGACGACAGTGTTTTTCCCGATAGCGCCAATGGAAGCCGCAGCGGTCGGTCAGGCGCCCCATGAGGGGGAAGGTGCACATCATGCCCAGCCCCAGCGGGAGCATAAACAGTCCGTGCGGTCAGGCGGCGCGCCGCAGGCATGAATGAGCCAGACCAGCACAGGAACATGGTCATGGCGGATGCCGAAAAGGCGGGTACGCGAAACAGCCGCAGATTGATCAGCGCACGGTCGCCCTTGCGTCGCGCGGAGCGGAAATACGCGATGAACTTCGATACGGAATTCGCTTGCATGGTGATGCCCTCCCGTTCTGTAGTGATCGATACAGAAAAGGGAGGAATATGATATGGCGGTTTTTTCAGGAAAAAAGGCCCTCATCATCGGCGGTAGCCGGGGGATCGGGGCTGCCATCGTCAAACGTCTGGCGAGCGAAGGCGCATCGGTGCGGTTCACATGGGCCGGTTCCCGCGCGAAGGCTGAAGACCTTGCCCGGGTAAGTGGCGCGGAAGCCATTCGGGCTGATGCAACCGACCGCTCTGCAATCCTTGCCGCCACGCGCGATGCTGGGCCGATCGACATTTTTGTCTTCAATGCCGGGATCTGCATTGTCGGAGATCCGCTGACGCTTAACCCTGATGACATTGATCGCATGATCGATATCAATATCCGCGCTGCCTATCACTGCGCGGTTGAAGCGGCCCGCTCCATGCCCGATGGGGGCCGGATCATCCTGATCGGCTCCACAAATGCCAATCGGGTGCCCTTTAAGGGACTGGCGGCCTACAGCATGACAAAATCCGCCCTGCAGAGCATGGTGCGGGGGTTGGCGCGAGATTTTGGGGATCGCCACATCACGGTCAATGTCATTCAGCCTGGGCCGACGGATACGGATATGAATCCGGCCAATGGCCCGCAGGCCGATCTCATGCACAGTGTCATGGCCATCAAGGAACATGGTTCGGCAGAGGACGTTGCGGCCTATGTCTCGTTCCTTGCCGGTTCCACGGCGCGCGGCATTACCGGGGCCATGCAGACCATTGATGGTGGCTTTAGTGCATGATGCTGGCTTTCTACTTCCGGACTGATTAGTATGGAATCTTATCCATGCGGAGGAAGACACGATATGGCCCGGACAGGACGGCCCCGCGCATTTGATCGGGACAAGGCGCTCGATGCCGCGCTGACGCTGTTCTGGGCGCAGGGTTATGAACCGACTTCGCTGAACCAGCTCAAGGCCTGCATGGGCAATATCTCGCCTGCAAGCTTCTACGCGGCATTCGGGTCGAAGGAAGCGCTGTTCCGCGAAGTCGTGCAGCGTTATCTGGAAACTTACGGTCAGGTCATGGCGCCGCTATGGGATGAAACGCTCGCCCCGCGTGATGCCATTGAACAGACCCTGCGCCGTTCCGCCCGCATGCAGACGACCAGCGCGCACCCCACCGGCTGCCTGATCGTGCTCGGCGCGAGCAACTGCTCGCCTGAAAACCAGCCCGTGCAGGCCCTCCTCGCTACCGAGCGGGCGCGCAGCCGCGAGGGTATCATGGCCTGCGTGGAGCGGGCCGTGGCGGAGGGCGGACTGATCCCCTCACCCGTGACCGAGACCCTGCCTGCCCTGTTTGCAACCTTTCTGCACGGCATGGCCTGTGAAGCCAGGGATGGCGACGGAGCAGACAGACTTGATGCGGCGATCACGACGCTCATGCAGGTCTGGGACAGTCTTGCGCCAAAGCCCGGTCGCGGTGCTTACCATCAATAAACGGCTCTGCCGATTTATCTGTATCAATTGATCCATAAATAATTGACGTGCCGCTCTGCCCTATTTATGTATCGATTGATCTTTAAGTACGGCCAGATCATTCCACAAGCCCGCTTCATGCAGGCGCGATCAAAGGACACCGGTCATGAACCAGAAATACGCAGCCCTTGTCACGGGTGCCAATCGCGGGATCGGGCATAGTATTGCAAAATACCTGATTGCAGCGGGCATTGATGTGATCGGCACCTATCACACCAATGCAGCCGAGGCGCAGGCAGCACAGACAGAACTCAGCACCGACAGCGCAAGGCTGCGCATGCTGCAACTCAATATTGCAGACCATACCACGTTCGCGGCATTTACGGCGCAGGTCAGAAAGCTTCTGGATGGAGAGTTTGCCGGGTCTGCGTTGAAATACATTGTGCAGAATGCAGGCAACATCATTCACACTCGTTTTGATGCGGCAACACCCGAACAGCTCGACAATCAGTACAACATTCATTTCAAGGGGCCGTATCTGCTGACCGTGGCACTTCTGCCGCTGATTCATGATGGCGGTCGTATTCTTA
This is a stretch of genomic DNA from Komagataeibacter xylinus. It encodes these proteins:
- a CDS encoding 2OG-Fe(II) oxygenase, which encodes MSYVPLLKEMHRSDTSLLSKLAQEFTTARPFPHLVIDGMFSHALLNEALQAFNLDHVNNINVFQNQLQSKRSTSTKSVMPAAIQQYFDIVNSAPFLRLLTRLTGITNLLPDPYFYGGGMHEVAGEGHFQVHTDFRHHPHTYLENRLVLLTYLNHDWKPEYGGLLELWQKNPPQPVRKIVPRFGRSVLMLQSPDSWHGHPQATQAGHVRRTLITYFYTAPKIKTSRAAQNTTYLSNNRQSTMQIAEIFIRNIMPHFIIDTARWVRHRKHKQNFK
- a CDS encoding nuclease-related domain-containing protein, with product MTRAHRNQNFPAGEDAALWQQLCRQPAADDPVTQMLVASGLPVLHGITLPHGTDECVEIDHIFASADGLHTLHTKHYIAWINAPSSEKEIRSQGGAGNFACNDDFLRSFLKLAETVSTTINDPSLKKEEKPVPVTGHFLLPYKVPLVAPLRNHVLLIQDLESILHTLSNKGAIPSRYGEAWCHIATTHHRHRTVSLQIQQQGPA
- a CDS encoding EAL domain-containing protein, producing MGERQTYPIPDKLLESIDAGILLVSNDNTIIFANDNAAHIWGGSTTELSGRKLDILFPTGTDILPCTFGENLTHAALCPSGVSGGRVCRSTTENHPHLTLLRHDGTAFFAEMSVARIEGAGQQVFVISLRDVTRELSRREQDLQYASIVQRNACGILILDSQCRITYANAAAARFSGIDAEGMEGTDFSAFLSGQQGDLATLQAFRRRLQRCRPFELEIHSRTDTGQDIWLLATVTPICSPYEELHEVIVVLNDITGSEQIKTLQKDMMGALTSNLSFNEILALMCRQIERIAPDVATQIVVVDDEQRMHPVARARLPAQIAEACADLRIGPEVGSCGTALFTGREVVTPDIEADPKWKGFWQVVVPHGLMACWSVPILLRDGRVAGSLAFYFRAKRAPGRWHRRIADACLHLCALAIEQQRAREDIARLTQYDTLTGLPNRTGLWHGIRQRMARARHENLLALIINLDRFRTINNGLGRPAGDRLLATLARRLSGLISSDDRLARSGADEFTLVTTGGVERATRLADAIMKTVAEPVVIDDVPVTITTSIGIADNNGGLPEAEMLMQQAETALSQAKNTGRNCYRFFSEEMNRQAEDQILLTNALKEAIRTDQLHQVYQPQIHATTGRLEGVEALARWTDPVLGIISPGRFIPLAEETGQIEAIGLWSLRAACRQMALWMQAGVEVPVVSVNISALHFRNPDLPRLIDGILRESGIPPQRLTIELTESAMMEDHEQTLIATQAIRAMGIGLSMDDFGTGFSSLSNLANLPLNELKIDRSFMDGFEPTGKVHSVITAIIRIGRSLGMTVVAEGVETQAQLDLLRQINCDVIQGYFFSRPLDVQDLEAWLNARPDTGCSRPDSQHDAA
- a CDS encoding recombinase family protein, yielding MMLIGYARENTEEAMLLNQVEALRKAGCKKIYEEKVPTMSRDWPILADVLTELSSDDTLVVYSLDRLAWSTPHLLEVADRLREKGAGLRSLCEPWADTTVPYGKMILGVFAGIAEFERALSRNLTETGRKRAKERGVHLGRPAKLSAEQVATIQKLVRDENLSISEVAARFGVHKATIYRAVTNNK
- the bdcA gene encoding SDR family oxidoreductase, producing the protein MAVFSGKKALIIGGSRGIGAAIVKRLASEGASVRFTWAGSRAKAEDLARVSGAEAIRADATDRSAILAATRDAGPIDIFVFNAGICIVGDPLTLNPDDIDRMIDINIRAAYHCAVEAARSMPDGGRIILIGSTNANRVPFKGLAAYSMTKSALQSMVRGLARDFGDRHITVNVIQPGPTDTDMNPANGPQADLMHSVMAIKEHGSAEDVAAYVSFLAGSTARGITGAMQTIDGGFSA
- a CDS encoding TetR/AcrR family transcriptional regulator, giving the protein MARTGRPRAFDRDKALDAALTLFWAQGYEPTSLNQLKACMGNISPASFYAAFGSKEALFREVVQRYLETYGQVMAPLWDETLAPRDAIEQTLRRSARMQTTSAHPTGCLIVLGASNCSPENQPVQALLATERARSREGIMACVERAVAEGGLIPSPVTETLPALFATFLHGMACEARDGDGADRLDAAITTLMQVWDSLAPKPGRGAYHQ
- a CDS encoding SDR family NAD(P)-dependent oxidoreductase — translated: MNQKYAALVTGANRGIGHSIAKYLIAAGIDVIGTYHTNAAEAQAAQTELSTDSARLRMLQLNIADHTTFAAFTAQVRKLLDGEFAGSALKYIVQNAGNIIHTRFDAATPEQLDNQYNIHFKGPYLLTVALLPLIHDGGRILNITSAATRFYLPDHGPYSAMKGATEVISLYMAKELGARRITVNAVAPGAIASDFGGGLVRDNAGVNASLAEITPLGRVGQPDDIGAAVASLLSDSMHWVNGQRIEVTGGQSL